The Vicia villosa cultivar HV-30 ecotype Madison, WI unplaced genomic scaffold, Vvil1.0 ctg.001755F_1_1, whole genome shotgun sequence genome includes a window with the following:
- the LOC131636475 gene encoding chemocyanin-like, whose amino-acid sequence MGEGRGSANSASVITMLLLCIFVFHPNMIHAVIFTVGDGQGWSFGIQNWPAGKTFKAGDTLVFNYAPSLHNVVKVSEADFNACVSKPLSGTRIFTSGADRIVLVKGTNFFLCGVPGHCGAGQKIAVNAI is encoded by the exons ATGGGTGAGGGAAGAGGCAGTGCCAATAGTGCAAGTGTTATTACAATGCTACTattatgtatatttgtgtttcATCCTAACATGATCCATGCAGTAATTTTCACTGTTGGTGATGGCCAAGGTTGGTCCTTTGGTATTCAAAACTGGCCTGCAGGAAAAACTTTCAAGGCAGGGGACACACTTG TATTTAATTATGCTCCTTCCCTACACAATGTGGTGAAAGTGAGTGAGGCTGATTTCAATGCATGTGTGTCTAAACCTCTAAGTGGAACAAGAATTTTTACATCTGGAGCAGATAGAATTGTACTTGTTAAGGGAACTAATTTCTTCTTATGTGGTGTTCCTGGTCATTGTGGTGCAGGACAGAAAATTGCAGTCAATGctatttaa
- the LOC131636474 gene encoding uncharacterized protein LOC131636474 has protein sequence MLEKEAQDRWGNTAHRFDEEGIQITWDLFCDAFLENYFPEDCRGKKEVEFLELKQGNGTVAEYSAKFQELIMYCPHYNTMNAERSECLKFVNGLRHDIKKAIGYQQITRFTELVNKSRIYDKDSRESASHYKAMNEKKGQYHGKPYDNKKKAGFGGKPS, from the exons ATGTTAGAGAAAGAAGCTCAAGATAGGTGGGGTAATACTGCTCATAggtttgatgaggaaggtattcaGATTACTTGGGATCTTTTCTGTGATGCATTtctggaaaactattttccggaaGATTGTCGTGGAAAGAAGGAAGTGGAGTTTCTTGaattgaagcaaggaaatggaaCGGTGGCGGAGTATTCTGCAAAGTTTCAAGAGTTGATCATgtattgtcctcactacaatactatgaatgcggaACGATCTGAGTgcttgaagtttgtgaatggtttgaggcatgatatcaagaaggcgattgGGTATCAACAGATTACTCGATTTAcggagttggttaacaagagtcgtaTTTATGATaaggatagtagggagagtgcttctcactacaaggctATGAATGAGAAGAAGGGTCAATATCatgggaaaccgtatgataatAAGAAGAAAGCTGGTTTTGGCggaaagccaa GTTGA
- the LOC131636473 gene encoding uncharacterized protein LOC131636473 — MKSRKLTPRFIGPYQISERVGEVAYRIALPPSLSNLHDVFHVSQLRRYIVDPSHVVQLDDVQVRDNLTIDTSPMRIEDREVKKLRGKEIALVKAIWGGVADDLENVRVYVEFYGICAINHV; from the exons ATGAAATCacgtaagttgacgccgcgtttcattggtccttatcagatttctGAGAGAGTAGGTGAGGTGGCTTATAGGATTGCATTGCCGCCATCACTttctaatttgcatgatgtgtttcatgtgtctcaattgagaaGGTACATTgtggatccatcgcatgttgttcaattagatgatgttcaagtaagGGATAATTTGACGATCGATACATCACCTATGAGAATTGAGgatcgagaggtgaagaagcttcgtggtaaggaaATTGCTTTGGTGAAAGCAATTTGGGGTGGAGTGGCCGATg AtttggaaaatgttagggtttatgttgaaTTTTATGGGATTTGTGCTATTAATCATGTTTAA